GGGGGGTGTCAGTGTCTGTGAGTGGATCCGGCTGGCAAACACGAGGGGCCTGAGATGGGCCTGAGATGGGCTTCGAAGGATGAGAAAGCTGATGCAGGAAAAGGGGGTGCTGCTGTGGCCCTGGACACCGGGGATGGGCCAGTAGGTGGCTTCCTCTCCCGGCAGATGGCTCGGAGGGTCTACAAAGGGATCCCCCTGCAAGTACGGGGCCAAGTCTGGGCCCTCCTCCTGGATGTGGAAAAGGTGAAGACGGAGAACCCTGGCAAGTACGAGGTAGGCGCCGGCCGGGCCCTGGCCACGGAGGGCAGGACCCCGGGGGGCCTCCCTGCACCCCTAGGACACCGACAAAGCCAcagctcttccctcccccccccaaatcctgaaCTCCCCTCCTAAGGCAGTAGGCCGATCCCCCGGAGAGGGGCTGCCACGCTGGGCGGGCACCCCTGTGCCAGGCTGGGAGGCCCGTCCTTGCTCCCCAGGGCCTCCCCCCTCccaggaaatgaaagagaaagccCGGAGCGCCTCGGCCGAGATCAAACAGATCGACCTGGACATCAACCGCACCTTTCGGAACCACATCATGTTCCGAGAGCGCTACGGACTGAAGTGAGTgggcggggcgggggcggggcgcGGGCCGGCCAGCTGCCCCTCCCACCTCTGTCTCTCCCCAGGCAGCAGGCCCTGTTCCACGTGCTGTCGGCCTACTCCGTCTACAACACGGTGAGCCCCCGCTTGTGCCCTCGGGCGGCCCAGGCTGGGTGGGgcggcccctcccctcccctccccccacggACCCTGCGTGTGCCCTCGCGGCCCCCGCAGGAGGTGAGCTACTGCCAGGGCATGAGCCAGATCGGCGCCATCCTGCTGATGTACCTGAACGAGGAGGACGCCTTCTGGGCGCTGGCCCAGCTGCTGGCCGACCAGAGGCACGCCATGCACGGTGAGCGCCGGGCGGGGGGGCGGGCGGCCGGGCGGGGCCCCGGGCGGCCGCTGAGCCCTCTGCCCTGGCGGGCTCCCCGCAGGCTTCTTCATGCCCGGATTCCCCAAGCTGCAGCGCTTCCAGGACCATCACGAGCAGATCCTGGGCAAGGCGCTGCCCAAGCTGAAGAAGCACCTGGTGAGCCCCgcggggggcggggcggggcggggcggggccgaGGGGGCGGGGCCGGCCGGCCGCCGGGAGCTGTCGCCCCCCTCTGGCCTCTCTCGGCAGGACAAGGAGCAGATGGCCACCGGCATCTACACCACCAAGTGGTTCCTGCAGTGTTTCATTGACCGGGTGAGAAGCTGGGGCGGGGCGGGGccgccgggggggggggggggctcggCCTCTCCCTGGGCCCCTCTCAGGCCGCCTGTCCTCCGCAGACCCCGTTCACCCTGACCCTGCGCCTGTGGGACGTGTACATCCTGGAGGGCGAGCGGGTGCTCACGGCCATGGCGTACACCGTGCTCAAGCTGCACCGGAGTAAGGCGGGGCGGGCGGGGCCGCGGGGGCTGGGCTGGGGGGGAGCCCGGGGCGCTCATGGGCCCGCCCCCGCCCCCCCAGAGCGCCTGCTGAAGATGGCCCTGGAGGAGCTGCGGGAGTTCCTGCAGGAGAAGCTGGCCGGCCCGTGGCCCCACGAGGACGACGCCGTGTTGGAGCAGCTGCAGGCCTGCATGGCGGAGCTGCGCAGGATGAAGTGCGAGCTGCCCCCCCCAGGTGGGCCCCGCTAACACCCGGGCAGGGAGGGCCAGCGGGGGGCCGCGGGCCGCTCCAAGCTGTCGCTGTCCTCTTTCCTTTGAAGCCAAACCGGACGAGCTTCCCAAGAAGCCGCCGCCGCCGGCAGCGGAGCTCTCGAGCAAGGCGGTGCCCCCCGTGGGTCCCTCCGACGGGGCACCCCCTCACGACAGCTTCTCTCGCGCCCAGGAAGAGCCTCTTCCCCCCGCCAGCACCCCTGAGCGGCCCCGCCGGCCCTGGACCAGCATGCCCAGCCTCGCAGGCCCCGCGCAGGTGGGCGCAGAGGATGGGGGCGGCCAGCTGCGAGACTGACCCCATGAGGGCAGCAGGGGGGACCCGGGCAGTAAAGTCGGCAAGCGCGGTCTGGACTCCTGTCTGCTTATTGCGAGGcctcccgccccgccccgccccgccccgcccggaCAGGCACACCGAGGTCAAGACCATCCAATAATTTACTGAAACCAATAATTTACTGAAaccgcgcgcgcgcgcgcgcgcgagCAGAGGGGGCGGGGAGGCGCGGGAAGCAGTGTGGGGCCGGGAGTCGGAGCCAGTCCGTGCAAAAGGCCTGCGGGGGGCAGCGGCGCGGGCTTGGCCTCCCTGGCAGGACCCGGAGCTCCAGCAGCAGCAGCGCGGCTTCCTCCTCCTCCGGCCTGGGGCTGTCCGGCGCCGCCCTCAGGTCCAGCACCTCCGAACCCCCAGCCTGGGCGGGGCGGAAGGCAGTGTGGGCGGGGCCCCGAAGCCCCGCCCCGCGCCGCCTCACCTCGGCCCCCGGCCCCGCCTCACCTCGGCCCCCTGGTCAGGAGATCACACACTTGCAGTTCAGACAGCCCGGGCCGCTCTCGTCCGGGGGGTTCAGCTTCCGGAGCTTGTGCTGTCGGATCTCCCGCACCAGCGTGTAGAAGGCGTCCTCCACCCCCTGCAGGGAGGGCGGCTCAGCCGGCGCCCCGCCTCcgccgccccgccccgccccgttCCCTCCCCGGACTCACCTGGCGGGTCTTGGCCGACGTCTCGATGTAGGGGATGCCGTAGCTGCGGGCCAGCTCCTGCGCCTGGCGGGTCTCCACCGTCCGCGCCGGGAGGTCGCACTTGTTTCCCACCAGCACCATGGGCACGTCGTCCGAGTCCTTCACCCGCTTAATCTGCTCCCTGGGAGGGGAGAGAGCCGGGGTCGTGGGCGGGGGCGGGGCCACgggcggggcgggggcggggccaGAGGGCGGGGCTCACCGGTACTGGTGGATGTCCTCGAAGGACTTGGTGTTGTTGATGGCGAAGACGCAGAGGAAGCCCTCCCCGGTGCGCATGTACTGGTCCCGCATGGCGCTGT
This DNA window, taken from Monodelphis domestica isolate mMonDom1 chromosome 6, mMonDom1.pri, whole genome shotgun sequence, encodes the following:
- the HRAS gene encoding GTPase HRas → MTEYKLVVVGAGGVGKSALTIQLIQNHFVDEYDPTIEDSYRKQVVIDGETCLLDILDTAGQEEYSAMRDQYMRTGEGFLCVFAINNTKSFEDIHQYREQIKRVKDSDDVPMVLVGNKCDLPARTVETRQAQELARSYGIPYIETSAKTRQGVEDAFYTLVREIRQHKLRKLNPPDESGPGCLNCKCVIS
- the LOC100032924 gene encoding USP6 N-terminal-like protein; the protein is MPGGGPESQAVCGLGTAGHWDKGIGRLPSIMPSSLVFPFLSCEGLLRGACEPRAGGLSCLPTLDMKKDIEALVAEEKAEIIAKYRRGRQHGARIDPWEDADFSLYKVTDRFGFLHESELPSRSAQEEKQKVQEIERVDKWLKMLKKWDKYRASEKMARRVYKGIPLQVRGQVWALLLDVEKVKTENPGKYEEMKEKARSASAEIKQIDLDINRTFRNHIMFRERYGLKQQALFHVLSAYSVYNTEVSYCQGMSQIGAILLMYLNEEDAFWALAQLLADQRHAMHGFFMPGFPKLQRFQDHHEQILGKALPKLKKHLDKEQMATGIYTTKWFLQCFIDRTPFTLTLRLWDVYILEGERVLTAMAYTVLKLHRKRLLKMALEELREFLQEKLAGPWPHEDDAVLEQLQACMAELRRMKCELPPPAKPDELPKKPPPPAAELSSKAVPPVGPSDGAPPHDSFSRAQEEPLPPASTPERPRRPWTSMPSLAGPAQVGAEDGGGQLRD